The Natronosporangium hydrolyticum nucleotide sequence TGGAAGAACCGCTTCGGCTGGGCGCCGGATTCGATCAGCGGGGTCCGGTCCACGATCGGCGCGCGGGCGGCGAAACCGGGCAGGAACGGCCCGGTGTAGCCGGACCGGTCGATCAGCGTGTGCCGGGTGTCGCCGTAGGTGGCGATCGCCGCGGTGCGGACGGTGCCGTGGTCATCGGCGATATCGTGCGGCTCGACCAGGCCGGCGGCGCCCTGCGCCACCGCGTGCCGGTACGCCGCGTCCACGTCCGGGACGTCGAGCGCGATGTCGTTGACTCCGTCGCCGTGTCGGGCGTGGTGGGCGGCGGCGTCGGTGTCGCCGTGTACCGATCCGGTGATCACGAACCGGGCGCGACCGGAGGTGAGCACATACTCGGCGTGGTCGGGGTAGCCCTGCTCCGGTCCCCGGTAGGCGAAGCAGCTCATCCCGAAGGCGGTGGAGTAGTAGTGGGCGGCCTGCTTGGCGTTGCCCACCACGAACCGTAGGTGGTCGACGCCGTTTACCGGGAACGGATCGTCCGAGATGTCGTGCGGCACCGCACCGATCAGATCGTCGATCTCGGCGCCGTCGGCGTTGTCACGGATCAGCTGGGTCATGGCCACCTCGCATCGTCTTCGTCGACTCTTCCCGGTAGCATCCGGAACCAATCCGGGGGTGTGCAACTGGCCGGCGAAACGCTGGTCAGGTTGTGCAGATCGCCCGGTGGTCGCCGGCTCCTCACTGACAAGTTGCCTATACTTCCCGCCATGGACCGGTTGGATGCGCAGCTGCTGGAGCTGCTGGCGGCAGAACCCCGGATCGGCGTCCTGGAGTGTTCCCGGCGGCTGCGGGTGGCCCGCGGCACCGTGCAGGCGCGGCTGGACAAGCTGCAGGCCCGCGGTGTGATCCGCAGCTTCGGTCCGGAGCTCGACCCGGCCGCGCTCGGGTTCACGGTCACCGCGTTCGTGACCCTGGAGATCCGGCAGAGCAGCGGGCACGACGCGGTCGCCGCCCACCTGGCGGAGATTCCGGAGGTGCTGGAGGCGCACACGATCACCGGCTCCGGCGATCTGCTGTGCCGGATCGTCGCCCGGTCCAACGCGGACCTGCAACGAGTCATCGATCAGCTCGTCGCCTACCAGGGGATTGTGCGGGCGGTAACCAACATCGCACTCGCCGAACAGATCCGGTACCGGGTTCTGCCGCTGGTGGGTTCGGTCGCGGCGACCGATGTGGGGTGATCACGTGCCGCAGATCCGAGTCGGACTCGCTACCGTGGTGCGGTGGCCAGTGGGAGGGCGATCCGGCGCCGGACGGTGCTGCTGCTCGTGGTGGCGGTCGCCGCCGCGCTGATCATTACTGGCGCGGTGCCGAACCCGTTCCCCACCATCTGGGCCTGGGTGAGCGAGGAGCGCCCGCTCGCCGACGACCTCGCCTGGCAGGAGCGGCTGGGGGCCAGGCCGGCCGCGGCGACCGCGGCCGGTGACGCCCTCGCGGTCGCGGCGGGCAGCAGCGCCCAGCTCTACCAGCGCGGTTCCGGCCGGCCGGTCAGCATGGCGCAGACCGACGGCTGGGAGGCACAGTGGGTGGTGGTGGCCGGCTCCGGCGCCGGCTCGATCGTCATCAGCAGCCCGCGGGGTGAGGACGGGTACGAGGTGCGTGACCCGGACACCGGCCGGGTGATCCACACCGACGATGAGGCGGTCGCGGTGTGGGGGTTCGGCGACGCTTGGCTCGACTTGCGCTGTGACGATCGGCGCGCCTGCCAGCTGCGCGGCTACCAACCGGACGGGGTGGAGCCCCAGTGGCGTACCGACCTGCCCGGCCAGCGGGAAGGGCTGGTCGGTGGCAACCCTGAACTCGCCGGGCCGCAGTCGGTCGGCTCGAACCGGATCCCCGACGACATCGCCGGGCCGGAGCCGGTCCCGCCGCTGCTCGGGTTTCCGGTCACCCGCCGCGGCGACGACGTGGTCGTGGTGGTCGATACCCGTACCGGACAGATCCGGCAGGAGCTGGCGCAGGGAGCCGACGAGCGGGTGATCGTGGTGGGTGGCCGGGTGATCCGGTCGGTGATGCGCCGCTACGACGGGGTCTGCGTCAGCGAGGTGACCGGCTACGACGCGGTCACCGGCGACCCGGTGTGGGGTCCGTCGCCATACCACCTGTGGAGCACCGGCGATGTCGGCTGTGAGCAGCGGGAACCGCCGGTGGCCGGCGGGGCGGCGGTCGCGGTCCGGTCGGCCGAGGGCGAGCCGATGATTCTCGACGCGTACGACGGTCGGGTGCTCTGGAGCGGGGAGCTGGGTGAGCAGGTCGAGGCGCTCTCGGCTGAGCTGGCGGTGATCCGTGACGAGGACGGCTTCCAGCGTCGCGGCATCCGGCTCGGCGGCGACGGGGCCTTGTTATGGGAGCGTCGGGCCGACGAGGAGGCGGCGCTGGCGATCGCACAATGTGGGGTGGTGGTCTCGGATCGTCACCCGAACCGGGTGTACGTGTGGGACAAGCAGACCGGGGAGGACCGGCTCTCCGTGTCCACCTCGGCCCGGGTGCTCGCCTGCGCTCCAGACGGGGTGCTGCTGACCGAGGGGCGATCGATCGGGTTCGCCCGGTTTGACGGGCTCACGTCACCGGAGTCGGGATCGGACAGTACGCCGCCGGAGGTCGACTCCAAGTAGCGGCAACCGCTGTCGGCTCAGTACGCTGGGCGGCCATGAGCGCCGAGTTTGCCTA carries:
- a CDS encoding PQQ-binding-like beta-propeller repeat protein, translating into MASGRAIRRRTVLLLVVAVAAALIITGAVPNPFPTIWAWVSEERPLADDLAWQERLGARPAAATAAGDALAVAAGSSAQLYQRGSGRPVSMAQTDGWEAQWVVVAGSGAGSIVISSPRGEDGYEVRDPDTGRVIHTDDEAVAVWGFGDAWLDLRCDDRRACQLRGYQPDGVEPQWRTDLPGQREGLVGGNPELAGPQSVGSNRIPDDIAGPEPVPPLLGFPVTRRGDDVVVVVDTRTGQIRQELAQGADERVIVVGGRVIRSVMRRYDGVCVSEVTGYDAVTGDPVWGPSPYHLWSTGDVGCEQREPPVAGGAAVAVRSAEGEPMILDAYDGRVLWSGELGEQVEALSAELAVIRDEDGFQRRGIRLGGDGALLWERRADEEAALAIAQCGVVVSDRHPNRVYVWDKQTGEDRLSVSTSARVLACAPDGVLLTEGRSIGFARFDGLTSPESGSDSTPPEVDSK
- a CDS encoding Lrp/AsnC family transcriptional regulator, yielding MDRLDAQLLELLAAEPRIGVLECSRRLRVARGTVQARLDKLQARGVIRSFGPELDPAALGFTVTAFVTLEIRQSSGHDAVAAHLAEIPEVLEAHTITGSGDLLCRIVARSNADLQRVIDQLVAYQGIVRAVTNIALAEQIRYRVLPLVGSVAATDVG